The nucleotide sequence ATCCCCTACACGTTGCGGAGAACCTGGGTTACCCGGAGAAGGCAAACCGTCTGAGTTAATGTATCCCTTTGTATAGGTAGCATTAGAGAATGATTTTAGCTTAGACTTAATATAAGAAGCAGTAAGGTTGGTTGAGTATGTAAAGTCTTTTGTCTTTACTGCATCCCAGTTAACCTGAAGTTCAACACCCTTTGAAGTTGTTGTACCTACGTTTGTTGTGATTGATTGGTGCAAATTGGGAGGAACGGGAGCATCGTAATCTGCAATAACATCCTTACCTTCACGAATAAAGAAGTCTGCACTACCACTCAAGCGAGAATCGAATAATGTATAGTCGACACCCAGGTTATACGATATCTGTTTTTCCCAACTCAAATCGGTATTAGGGTTATTGCCCGGTCCGTACACCTGAATCCACTTGCCATCGCTATTGATCTGCTGTCCATAACCAGAGTATTTTGCCAACGCAATGTATCTGTCGAAGCCCGAACGTCCGGTTTCACCATATGAAGCACGAAGCTTTAAGTCATTAACCACAGGAGAATCCTCGAATATGGCTAGTCTTGAAAAACGCCATGCGGCCGAAGCAGCAGGGAAGTATCCCCATTTGTGATCTGCACCGAACTTAGAATTACCTTCGTAGCGTAAAGAGGCAGTAACAAGGAACAGGTTATCATAGTCATAATTTACACGACCAAGGAATGCAATTGTTTTTTCTTTGCTCTTCCATGAATCCATGCCAAGACGACCTTTTTCTTTATTCCACTTACCTGCATCAAGGTTATTATATGAGAATGCATCATTAGGAAAGTCCATGTTTTCAGCCCAGAAACCTTCATTATTGAATTCCTGATATGAATAACCTCCCATCATTTTCACGTCGTGCTTATCAATTTTAAAAGAATAGTTAGCTAACCATTCCATGGTCCAGTCTACCCAGTTTTCAGCATTTAAACGGGCGCGGCCAGCACGTGAGTTATCTATAGACTCTCTGTGATTTTTTGTATAGAATTCTCTTTGCTTCTTATTGTGACCCTGGCGACCCAACTTAAGTTCAGTATTCAGGTTCTTTAGAAGATTCAATTTAATATTGAAATCGACTGTTGAATATTCCTGTGAAGCACCATTTTCACGTTCAGTCAGATTCTTGATTGGGTTATACTCATCGTAACGACCCTTAAAGTAATCCATTTCATCAATAGCAACAGTTGGGTTTAATTTTACAGCTTGTTTGAAAACCGCATAATCCGCATAATCTTCATCAGCAAGACGGTAAGAAATATTACCACCTACTTCAAGTAAGCCTTCAAGAGTAGTTTGTTTGAAACTTGCGCGCAAACCATATTCTTCGCGATTTGTAGCAATATCAATACCTTCTTTTGTTCTGTAATTGGCGGAAATACGGAAGATAGTACTTTCACTACCACCAGATAAAGAAATGTTTTGATTCTGTCCGAAGTTGTTGCCATTGATTAGAGCATCATACCAGTTAGTACGAGAACCCCAATCTTTAGCACGACCTTTGGCAACAAATTCTTCCGGAGAAAGAATATCGGGCTTGGCAGCCACAGCATCATGCTCAAAATAACCGTCGTAAGCAATAGAGACTTTACCTGATTTTCCTTGCTTAGTTTGAACAAGAATTACACCGTTAGCAGCACGAGATCCATAAATAGCGGCTGCAGATCCGTCTTTCAAAACAGTAATAGATTCGATGTCTTGTTGTGCAAGGTTACGAAGGTCGCCACCAGGCATTCCATCGATAACAATAAGAGGACCGTTTCCAGCTTTTAGAGAAGAAGCACCACGCACTTGAATGTCAGTACTTCTGTTGGGGTCAGCTGCAGCTGGATTGGAAACCGAAAGACCGGCAACTTTTCCATCTACCATTTGCAAGGGACTGTTTGAAGCTCCCTGAAGAAAATCTTTGCTCTTAACGCTTGTTACAGCAGTGGTCAAATCCTTTTTTACAGAACTACCATAACCTACCACAACTACTTCGTCAAGCACCTGGTTATCCGGATTCAGTACAATATTCATTGACTGTGTTGCCGGAACCTCCTTTGAGGTATAACCAATAAATGACACAACTAAAATCTTATTACGCTCTGTATTCAGCGTAAAGCCGCCTTCAATGTCGGTTACAGTACCATTGGTTGTACCTTTTTCCACGACATTTGCACCGATGACGGCTTCTCCGGAGGCATCTTTAACAGTTCCTTTCACTGTAATCGACTGTGCATTAACAGATGCCACACTTAAAAAGGACAAAAAAAGCAGCATGCTTAAACAAAAGCACGTACTTTTTTTCAGAAAACTTTTTGTCTTTACCAGACGTTGGTTTTGCTCCATAATAAAAAATTTAACAAGGTTCTACAAAAAAGAAATATCACTCTACTTATTTATCAGGGGCAAAAGTAGAGGCATAGGATTAGCAATAAGGTTAGAATAAGGGTTAGTAAGACTCTTTTCTTCCTAATTATTTACATTATTTTTATAAAATACATATAAAAGTTAATTATAAAAGAGAAAAATAGTTGATACATGAAGATTTTACTACATTTGTTCTATTGAACCAGTGTAATACAAAAAGAGAGAATCATTATTTGTATATGAGAGGACTTCTTATAACAATTTTGCTATACAGCTTTATCAATTGTGCCTACTCTCAAGGGTTAGGTTTCAAATCCAACGATTTTGCAATAAATGAAAGGACTTCCTATTCCGTTTTCGGAACAAATACACTCTCTTTTAATCGTTCTTTTACGATATCTTTCGATCTTTTCCTCAGTAACAAAGCTGGACTAGGCTATATTTTTCGTTTAAAGGACGCGCACTCAAAAAAAACATACAGCTTTAATACACTTGTAAAAAGCAATCTATCCTCCGAACTTTTCTTTAACATAGAGAACGAGGCAAGCAAAATTAGAATAATGCGAACCCCGGATTTTTCTTCTAAAGGGGAATGGATGCACGTAATAGTAACGTTCGACTTAAAAACCGACTCTGTTACACTTCGAATTAACGACAAAAATTATGGAGCCAAAGGATTGGGCTTAAAAGATCTTATGACCCCCCAGATTAATTTTGGAAAAAACGAAGACAATACAGATGTTCCTGAAATGGTAATAAAAAATCTGGTTGTAGGAAATAAAAAATCTTCATTCAGGTTTCTTTTTAATGAGAGTGCGGGGGAAGTCGTTCACGACAACACGAAACGAATAAAAGGTATCGTTAAGAATCCTACATGGATGATAACAAAATCTTATTTCTGGGAAAAAAGATTCAATTATTCACTAATGAAGCCCGGAGGTTGCTCTTTTAATCCCGATCTGAATTGTTTTATGATTTATACAAACGATTCTGTTATTCAGTATTATCCTGATAAAGAAATCACAGAAAAGGGTGTTTCTAAAAATCCGTTGGACGTATCTTTAATCCTTGGAAAAAACTTTTATCAGCCAAAGACAAAGAAAAATTACACTTACGAACTTTGCACCGGAGACAAAATTACAGGTAGTTCAATTGCTGCGTTTGATTTCCAGACAAAAACATGGCAAACAATTGGGAAAGCCCGTTGGGAATCGCCTTTACATCATCATGTTATATTTCAGCGAGAAGATGGAGAAACTTATTTATTCGGAGGATACGGGCATTATCTATATTCAAATAGAATAATACATTACAACCAACCCGCCGATAGTTGGGAGAACATTCAGCTAAAGGGAGATAGTCTTCCTTACCGGTTTTACTCGGCTTGCAACCGAATGCCCGTCAACGATAAAGTATACTTTTTCGGAGGATTTGGCAATGCCACAGGCGAACAAATTATTGGAGGGAAACATTATTATGACTGTTTTGAACTGGATTTGAAGACATTTACAGTCAGAAAGCTTTGGGAGATAACAGAGCAATCCGATTTTGTTCCGGCTAATGATTTGGTATTTACTCCCAATGGAAGTCATTTTTACACCATGTGCTACGCTCATTACAATCCCAGCTCCTTTCTTACAATGAATTATTACGATGTTAAAACTGGTAACAGGATTCAGGTGGGCGACAGTATTCCATTATTTTCAGACAGGATAGAAACGGATATAAATTTGTATTACAGTAGCAAATC is from uncultured Macellibacteroides sp. and encodes:
- a CDS encoding SusC/RagA family TonB-linked outer membrane protein, translated to MEQNQRLVKTKSFLKKSTCFCLSMLLFLSFLSVASVNAQSITVKGTVKDASGEAVIGANVVEKGTTNGTVTDIEGGFTLNTERNKILVVSFIGYTSKEVPATQSMNIVLNPDNQVLDEVVVVGYGSSVKKDLTTAVTSVKSKDFLQGASNSPLQMVDGKVAGLSVSNPAAADPNRSTDIQVRGASSLKAGNGPLIVIDGMPGGDLRNLAQQDIESITVLKDGSAAAIYGSRAANGVILVQTKQGKSGKVSIAYDGYFEHDAVAAKPDILSPEEFVAKGRAKDWGSRTNWYDALINGNNFGQNQNISLSGGSESTIFRISANYRTKEGIDIATNREEYGLRASFKQTTLEGLLEVGGNISYRLADEDYADYAVFKQAVKLNPTVAIDEMDYFKGRYDEYNPIKNLTERENGASQEYSTVDFNIKLNLLKNLNTELKLGRQGHNKKQREFYTKNHRESIDNSRAGRARLNAENWVDWTMEWLANYSFKIDKHDVKMMGGYSYQEFNNEGFWAENMDFPNDAFSYNNLDAGKWNKEKGRLGMDSWKSKEKTIAFLGRVNYDYDNLFLVTASLRYEGNSKFGADHKWGYFPAASAAWRFSRLAIFEDSPVVNDLKLRASYGETGRSGFDRYIALAKYSGYGQQINSDGKWIQVYGPGNNPNTDLSWEKQISYNLGVDYTLFDSRLSGSADFFIREGKDVIADYDAPVPPNLHQSITTNVGTTTSKGVELQVNWDAVKTKDFTYSTNLTASYIKSKLKSFSNATYTKGYINSDGLPSPGNPGSPQRVGDGIEIGSFYGYRYAGVDDKGRIMIYKGGQKGAETILADNAQDSDRDYIGNGAPKFELSWGNTVTYKNFDLSLFFRGRFDYQILNTYQMYFGLQAEPEVNLLHSAYEENGHILGGKKICDYFLESGDYLKLDNITLGWTPKLKTKWISNLRIYGTVKNVFTITKYSGLDPTTVGTTGLWPGVSSLDVYPIARNFSFGIQISY